A stretch of Kiloniellales bacterium DNA encodes these proteins:
- the puhE gene encoding putative photosynthetic complex assembly protein PuhE yields the protein MAATVLPALVALFVWWFSTGIVLLLNRLPKRNHGRSTLAATALAVAAAAVLYATAGGTDPASAYWGFLAAIVLWGWHELTFLQGQITGPRKIACPADAGLGRRFVMAARTLLYHELAILATLALVFLLTQGAPNQVGFWTFLVLFAMRLSAKLNIFLGVPSLSEEMLPQELDFLKSYFGRRPINGLFPVSITVATLVGAYVFHLALAPDAGDFAATGYMLVGSLIVLGTVEHWLLVLPLPDAALWRWALSRGEAKVQPENRGYRAVRHDKTNELGGAPLPAAVPGEGRIP from the coding sequence ATGGCGGCCACCGTTCTTCCAGCCCTCGTAGCGCTCTTCGTCTGGTGGTTCAGCACCGGCATCGTGCTGCTGTTGAACCGGCTGCCGAAGCGCAATCACGGCCGCAGCACGCTGGCCGCCACCGCCCTGGCCGTGGCCGCCGCGGCCGTGCTCTACGCGACCGCTGGCGGGACCGACCCCGCATCCGCCTACTGGGGCTTTCTCGCCGCCATCGTGCTCTGGGGCTGGCACGAGCTTACTTTCCTGCAGGGCCAGATCACCGGACCGCGCAAGATCGCCTGCCCGGCGGACGCCGGCCTGGGCCGGCGCTTCGTCATGGCGGCGCGGACGCTGCTCTATCACGAGCTGGCGATCCTGGCGACGCTCGCTCTGGTCTTCCTCTTGACCCAAGGCGCGCCGAACCAGGTCGGCTTCTGGACGTTCCTGGTGCTCTTCGCCATGCGGCTCAGCGCCAAGCTCAACATCTTCCTCGGCGTGCCGTCGCTGTCGGAGGAGATGCTGCCCCAGGAGCTCGACTTCCTGAAGAGCTACTTCGGACGGCGCCCGATCAACGGGCTGTTCCCGGTTTCGATCACGGTCGCGACCCTGGTCGGCGCCTATGTGTTCCATCTCGCCCTGGCGCCCGACGCCGGCGACTTCGCGGCCACCGGCTACATGCTGGTCGGCTCGCTGATCGTGCTCGGCACGGTCGAGCACTGGCTGCTGGTGCTGCCCCTGCCGGACGCCGCCCTGTGGCGCTGGGCGCTGAGCCGGGGTGAGGCGAAGGTGCAGCCGGAGAACCGCGGCTATCGGGCCGTGCGGCACGACAAGACGAACGAGTTAGGCGGCGCGCCCTTGCCGGCCGCCGTTCCAGGTGAAGGGAGGATCCCATGA